CTAAGCTCACAATTTTACTTACTTTAACTCCAGGTGCAGGTTGTGCTTCGTACCTGGTTATGGCTGGTCCGCAGCTGACCTGAGTTACCTTTACCTTAACCCCGAAACTCTCCAGAGTGTCTTCCAGCAGTTTTACTGTCTCCGTAATCTCCTTGTTTCCCCTGGCATTTTTGGAATGACTGGGGACCTGCAACAAATTTAACGGGGGCAGTATGTACTGACTGTTGTCTGCAGGATTGTTATCGTTCTTCTGAGGCTGAAAGTCGTCTCTCCCCAATTCATCATTTGCTGTTGCTTTTTTCAAATGTTGGCTCTTTTTTTTCGGTTCAGGCAAAATAATCAGCGGCGGCTCCTCACCGCAATGAGGTTGTACTTCATTTTTTTCCAGGATGCGCTGCGGTTCGGAACTAAAGTTCACAGGAATTTCCGTCTTTTTGTCTGTCCTTTTTTCTTCCTCTTCTGCTTCTATAGTTATAAACAGGAATTCCGTAATTTGCCGACGTAATTCCAGGTAAAATATTTTAAGCCTACCGCCTATGCTCCCTAACAGGGCCGAAAAGGATACACCCGTAATGAGCAAAACGCCGATTAAGCTAACGGTAATAAGCATAATATAGCTTCCTATTTTACCAAAGCCAGCATTTAAAATTATGGCCAGGACAGCTCCAGTTAATCCCCCACCCAAGCCATCCAGGGATGTCTTAATAATGGATTTTACATCCCCCAAAATCAAGTATTTTAAATGTAAAAATGTCAAAACAGCCCCAAACAGGAGCACAATACCCAGAGAGCGAACACTAAAAGGCACCGTGTTTTTTGCTTTGATCATTCTTACAGCATGCCATCCCAGCAGGGCAGCAAACAGATACTTGCCTTTCCCAAATAAACCATTCAAGATCCGAACCAGAAAATTTCCTATAGGCCCTATTGCTTGACTGCCTTGGGGCACAGCATTGCTTTCAACAGCGTAAATACTGACTATGCTCAATATGGCAAAAGCTAGTAGCAGAATCCCTGTTATTTCATACTTTAGTTCATGCTTTGTTTCCTTTATAGCCCTGGCCACTGTTGATCACCTCGTTGGAACAATTCTACACGCCTGGCTAAATTCCTTTGGTGTGTAGAAGAACCTAAAAAACATATTTATTTTTGCAGGAAGTTTGAGTTGAATTGGCAATTTTTACATACTGTCTAATTATAACATAAAAATCTCCAAGGGGCTAAACCAAATAAGGCTAAAAACAAGAGCCCCCTGAACTCTCCTTGTCCGGGTAAACCTGCACAGCTTTTTTTTAATATTCTTTCTGTACATGAAAAAACTACTGCTTGAGCAGTAGCTTATTGAAGAGAATTTGTTTGAATCTGCGGTACATCAAAAGAAACTATATTCCCTGGCTGGAATAAGGGGTTTAAAAAGTCCTTAGGGTTAGTACTCAAAATTCTGGTAATTTTTCCCCGACCTGACTCCAACTGCTCCACCTGAAGCTTCACGCCGGCAAATTCAATTTCCTTGTAGCACCTGTAATGATCGTAACCTTCTAGTACCAATTCCAGAGGCAAAGGAGTATAAAGCAGCATCTTAATGCACTCCCTTAGGTTTGACTTTGTGCTCCTCAATCAGGGCCTTGAGCTTCTTTACGGCTTGACCAATTCCGCCAACTTCGTTGATTAGTCCAATCTTCACCGCATCTCTTCCCACTAAAACTGTACCTATGTCCCTGGCTAACTCGCCTGTGCGAAACATCAACTCTCTAAATTTTTCCTCAGTAACGTTCGAATGCCTGGTGACAAAATTAATAACTCTATCCTGCATTTTATCAAGATATTCATAAGTTTGGGGAACTCCAATCACCAGTCCGGTTAAACGAATGGGATGAATAGTCATAGTGGCAGTCTCTGCAATAAATGAGTAATCGCTGGCTACAGCTATAGGCACACCTATACTGTGCCCACCTCCCAGCACTAAGGATACAGTTGGTTTTGTCATGCTGGTGAGCATTTCAGCAATTGCCAGTCCCGCTTCCACGTCTCCCCCTACTGTATTTAAAATTACCAGGATTCCTTCGATTTGCGGGCTTTGTTCCAAAGCAACAAGCTGAGGTATAATGTGCTCATATTTAGTTGTTTTATTCTGTGGAGGCATTGTTAAATGCCCTTCTATTTGCCCCACAATGGTTACGCAGTGGATGTTGCTC
This region of Zhaonella formicivorans genomic DNA includes:
- a CDS encoding YlzJ-like family protein, which encodes MLLYTPLPLELVLEGYDHYRCYKEIEFAGVKLQVEQLESGRGKITRILSTNPKDFLNPLFQPGNIVSFDVPQIQTNSLQ
- a CDS encoding ATP-dependent Clp protease proteolytic subunit, translated to MEKIPFDPQSPETAPNPDTPKKVVKKASKKTESIKEFGQLDLPDVQSNIHCVTIVGQIEGHLTMPPQNKTTKYEHIIPQLVALEQSPQIEGILVILNTVGGDVEAGLAIAEMLTSMTKPTVSLVLGGGHSIGVPIAVASDYSFIAETATMTIHPIRLTGLVIGVPQTYEYLDKMQDRVINFVTRHSNVTEEKFRELMFRTGELARDIGTVLVGRDAVKIGLINEVGGIGQAVKKLKALIEEHKVKPKGVH